CAGATTCATGATTGAGGCTTGTTGGGCTCCTATGCTGGCCGCTTTCAGTGTTCCGCTTGATCAAACTGACGATGAAGTGATTATAGAGCTGTGCCTGGAAGGATTTCGTTGTGCAATCCATGTTACTTCAGTGATGTCCATGAAGACTCACAGGGATGCTTTTGTTACATCACTTGCAAAGTTCACCTCTCTACATTCGCCAGCTGATATCAAACAGAAAAACATCTATGCTATCAAGGTATGTTTTGTGCTTGCTAAATCTGAAGAATTTTTTGTGTTCTTGCTCTAGCTGAAAGCATAATGCTTGTTACTGCTGTGTACAAAACATAATGGAAATGTGGCTCAAAATAAAACGAACCTGAGAATTTGCTCCAAAATCACTAAAAGGTAGCTATATTTGCGAAAAAtgacatgcatcatataatagtCATCCAAGGTTTTGATTACTAGTTTTTAGAAAAAGTGGAAAATGTAATATAATTGTAATCCAAGCCGTTGATGATTAGTTTTTAAATAGAAGTGGAGACATTTTCCCCAAAATAATTAGTTATGACTTATGagcaagtaaaaaaaaaaaaatcattgaaGATCGTAAGGAAAAATGTAAACAATAGAGAAAGATGTGTAAGTTAGGATAGCAAATGTAAtgtattattttcaaaactagcGCAATTAAGCTACTATAATCTGCGAGAAATTTGTACTCTACAAAAATGAACTTTGGCTggaatatatttggaagagtttTGTGTTGGTCTTTGGTGTATTGGCTTGATAGACAGTACTTGACTATCCTAGGATGGTTTCAGATCTTTGCAGTGGCCTTCCTAAATGGCAGTAACACTGCTCTAAGGCCTCAAGCTAATAGTTCTCATTAGTTAACCTACTAGCTTATTGATTTGCGTGCCATGAGAAGGGTGTTTATGTTAGGTTCTGTAGACTGCTCTTGCTTTGTCTTATTTTAATATTTAAACTTTTATGTCCCACAGGCAATAGTGACCATTGCAGATGAAGATGGTAACTATCTGCAGGAAGCATGGGAGCATATTTTGACATGTGTGTCTCGTTTTGAACATTTGCACCTCCTTGGTGAAGGTGCCCCTTCTGATGCAACATTTTTTGCAATTCCTCAAAATGATCAAGGAAAGTCAAAACAGGCAAAGTCCAATATTCTTCCACTTTTGAAGAAGAAGGGAGCTGGCAAAATGCAATATGCAGCTGCAGCTGTTAGACGAGGTTCATATGATAGTGCTAGTATTGGAGGCAATGGTTCCATTACATCGGAGCAGATGAATATCATAGTCTCTAATTTGAACATGCTAGAACAAGTTGGAAGTGGTGAAATGAACAGGATATTTACTCGTAGTCAAAAATTAAACAGTGAGGCCATCATTGATTTTGTTAAGGCACTATGCAAGGTCTCTATGGATGAACTACGATCTGCTTCAGATCCGCGAGTTTTCAGCCTGACTAAGATTGTTGAGATTGCGTAAGTATCATTTGTGCCTCCCAGTATGTTATCATTCGTTACATACTGTTAAGTTGTCTTCATATATGTTTTGTTTTCCAAATCAGGCACTACAATATGAACCGCATTAGGCTTGTGTGGTCAAGCATTTGGCATGTGCTTGCGGAGTTTTTTGTAACAATTGGGTGTTCTGAGAATTTATCAATTGCTATATTTGCTATGGATTCTTTGCGCCAATTATCCATGAAGTTCTTGGAACGTGAAGAACTGGCTAACTACAATTTTCAAAATGAGTTCATGAAGCCTTTTGTCATCGTCATGCGGAAGAGTAGTGCCGTTGAGATCAGAGAACTAATAATAAGATGTGTGTCTCAGATGGTGTTGTCCCGTGTGAATAATGTCAAATCTGGCTGGAAGAGCATGTTTATGGTATAGGCTCCTTTAACTTAATGTCTTTGTTCATTATGTGTAGTATTGTTTCTCTTTTGGATGATATTTTCGTTATGTGGTATCACAGTAGCCTCTATTAATAATCTCTCTGTTTTACTATTCTTGATATAGATTATGAATGGTGACAGAGATTAATCCCCATTTATTCTCGAATGTCATTCACCCTATGAACTATATCTTCGGTATGGTGGAGTACATAGCTTCTTTCTGGTTAAATCAGCTCTTGCATTCAAGGGAATTCCAGTTACCCGCCTCTGAACAGTGTTGGACTGTCTTCTCCATCCTCTACTGTGCCTTTAATTAATCATGTTAGCGGATCCCAAATTATTTGTTACAAGGCTTTTTTGTTGTATAAGTATTGAAAGAAGTGATTTAGGAAACGTGCTTTTCGTAAAGTAACTCATGCTTAAATGATTTAGTTCTGTCTTGAATGTCTGGGGATATGTGGAACACGGAAATCATTATGCGTTTGTGAATTTAAGTGCTCATAGGTAATTTGACCGAAGTTGGTTGTTAGAAGTAATTTTTAATGACGATCCTTGGCATCTGCATGTTTTCAGGTCTTCACTACAGCGGCATATGATGAACACAAAAGTATAGTTCTTTTGTCCTTTGAGATAATGGAGAAGATTGTTCGGGACTACTTCCCATATATCACCGAAACAGAGACTACTACCTTCACAGATTGTGTGAATTGCCTTATTGCGTTTACTAACAGCAGATTCAACAAGGATATCAGTCTCACAGCTATTGGCTTCCTGCAGTACTGTGCAGCTAAGCTTGCTGAAGGAGATCTTGGCTCAGCACGCAAAAATAAGGACAAGGAAAACTCAGGAAACATCTCTCCACATCTACCTGGAAAAGATGGAAGGTTGGAAAATGGAGAGTCAGCTGATAAGGTTGATCACTTATATTTTTGGTTCCCTTTGTTGGCCGGTAAGAGCATATGCATACCTTTTCTTTAAATATCTTAGGTGTAACATAACACTATCTGTTTGTTGACAGATGCACAACACTAATGTTGTTATCTGCCAAATGTGAAACTATATGCCAACTGACTAAATATGTATCCTGCCATTGTTGGGTCCGAGGCAATTGAGTTTTCTATTGTTATGCAACTGAGCATTCATCAGGTTTAATACCGTAGAGTTCAGGTCTGTGCGAAGCATCTGTAAACAAGTTTTAGGAGAGGGTTAGTAGGTGTCAGGTTGGAATCGTTTTCGGGTAATAGTTACAAACTCTGGTTCTGGTCAATTGGGTCTAAGTCAGGTCCTTTCTAGTGTTTATCAAGGTTTTTTTACCCCTTTGTTCCACAATAATcttctcaattttcaaatttctcTTCATTTATATTTTGAGAACTAAGAATATTATTGTGCTCTCGTATAATTTTAAATGTTTGTTTTGGGTCAATTCATGGCATCCTGGATCAGGTCCAACTGGTTTTGAGTTGGATCAGTTGTGTCAATGTCGGGTCCAACAAAGTTCAGGCCCTGTACATGACAGTTTGGGTATCTAATCATATTCTAGTTGCTGTGTTCGGTCGATTTATTTAGAATTAAGTCTGTTTCGCTAGGTCTAGTTACAGGTAGGCCTACTTGGATACTATCCCGAAAGAGATCCGTTTGGATGGGTGGGTATGGGTACAGTTTTTACACCTAGATTGACATTTTGTAACTATTAGTCTGCTATTATGCATACAATCCGGTGGCTATAATCACTTGATCTGTGCAGTATGAGTTGGTTTTGGCAGTATGCCAAGTCTAGCATTTACTCTTATCTTTACAACTGCATCTGCTTGATAGGCGCTTAGCGTCCTGCTGGCTTTAGATCTCTCTATACCATGCTTGTCCCACTATTTATGTTTCCTCTATGCTTTTTCAACCTGTTCGTTCATTCATAAAAGTGTGTAGAATATTGCGAAGACCCATTCCAGCTAACTGGTCTGGTCCTGAATGTTTGTGTGTTAGATTTTGATTCATCCATCCGATTGTAGCACCTGCGCTGGTGGTGGGGTTAGCTAACCTGCTTCACCGAAGGTCAAGCTGACTAGGTCCACAAGCCAGATCATAGAGCACCAAGTTTCCAAATCTCTTTAAACTTAATGTGTATCAGACTACTATCCCACAATTTTCCTTGCCTCCTTAGACACCAAACTTGAGTATGATTGATGAGCATTTTGGTGTCTTTATTTTTTATAAGGCGTAATTCTTACTAAGCATTCCTCTCATTCCTCTTATTACTTTTCGGTCTCAATGCAAACAGCTCCCTAGTACATTCATCTAATTTCTTAGATTGCTCATACGATTTCAAAATTTTTTATTGCACTTACATTTTGTAATTTGTGATCAAGATATGCTATGTCTGTTCGAAGTCGTTGTCTGCTGAACTTTAACTACTATAGGAGGAAAGAACTCCAAAGTGACCATTGTCCATTGATTTAGCCTTCTGTCCATGGGAAGTATTAGGGTCATTAATCCTGAGTTTACGGCTCCATTCTCTGTCAAACATATTTGTTCAAGAAAACTCAACTTGGCTGATTCCACAGTTTCTAGTTTGTGTATTTCCcaaattattaaaaataaaaaaacccgTCGAAGATATTTCTTTTCAATTCCTTCGCTTCTAACATGGTATCTGTGGAGTGTAAATAGGAGTAGACTTGGTTATAGTGAGCTAATTTGCAGTTTCCACTTTGTCTAATACTCGTATCAAACGATGCTCCATCATATTGATTATTTTCCCCAACTTTTCAATATCAGTGTGTGTGTTTTATTGGGTGTAACTTTATCAGTGTCTTTCCGTGACTTATATGACTCTATTTCTCTCTATTGCAGGACTTTCGGAACTTAGCTTTGATCCAAGACCTGAAATTAGAAAACGTGCGCTGCAGATTTTGTTCGATACGCTACGAAACTATGGCCATCACTTTTCACTTCCTCTGTGGGAGCGGGTGTTTGAATCCGTCTTGTTCCGTATATTTGATTATGTTCATCATGCTGTTGACACTACTGCAGAAAATTCATCGGGGGAAGCCATAGACAGTGAACTAGCTGACTTTGATCAAGATTCATGGCTCTATGAGACTTGTACACTGTCACTTGAGCTAATCGTTGACCTTTTTGTCAAATTCTATTCCACTGTCCATCCTCTTCTAAAGAAAGTGCTCATGCTCTTGGTGGGCTTCATTAAGCGTCCTCACCAAAGCTTAGCTGGAATTGGTATTGCTGCATTTGTTCGGTTGATAAGCAATTCTGGTGATCTCTTTTCAGATGAAAAATGGGTTGATGTGGTTTTTTCCTTGAAAGAAGCAGCCGCGTCTACCCTTCCAGatttttctttcatctttaaCGAGGATACTTCAGCAAGTAATAATGAAGAAACAATTAGTAGAGAAGGTACCAGTGAGCCGACTGAAACTGATCCTGATCTTGATACAGAGGGCTTAAGAACCCGGCAGTTATATGCTGCCATATCTGATGCGAAAAGCCGGTGCGCTGTCCAACTCCTGTTGATCCAGGTAAGCATGACTCATATGCAAATTAGTATACTAGGTTTAGAGCCCGTATATTGCATCAATCTAACGTTCACTTTAAAGTTTAGTGCAACAATAGTTTTAGTTTTAATGTCTTTAATACGTAGTACGAAGTACATTTTAGAAACACTGTTTGAGATGAGCTTGCCATAATGCAAACATGACATGACTCTGGAATATGCATTAAATTTATTCTTCTGTTTAATTGGCAGGCTACAATGGAGATGTACTCAATGTATAGATCACAGATATTGGCAAAGAATGTTTGTGTCCTCTTTGATGCTTTGCATGCAGTTGCGTCACACGCACATAAGATTAACAGTGACACCAACCTATGCACTAAGCTGCAGGAATTTGGATCTGTCACTCAAATGCAAGACCCTCCACTTCTACGCCTTGAAAACGAGGCCTACCAAATGTGCCTCACATTGTTACAAAACCTCATGCTAGACAAGCCTCTAGACTTCAACGAGGCGGAAGTAGAATCCCACCTCATTAATCTTTGCCGAGAAGTGCTTCAATACTACATTGAGACTTCATCAGGACAAGCAACTCCGTCAAATGCTGTGCAACTGTGGAGGATTCCCTTGGGTTCGAGGAGACGTAGAGAATTGGGTGCACGTGGACCCCTAGTAGTGGCAACACTACAGGGCATATGTAGTTTGGGAGACGCTTCCTTCGAGAGGAACTTGATAACATTCTTCCCTCTTCTTTCTACCTTGATCAAATGTGAACACGGGTCGAAGGATGTTCAAGTAGCTTTGAGTGAAATGCTTAGTGCATCAGTGGGTCCTGTCTTGTTGCGGTCTTGTTGATCTTGGCCGAGTGTCATTCTGCAGATTTGATGTTGATAATCTATCTGACACAAGGTGTTGCAGTTTCGATTTTGTTGTTCACTTCTCTGTtccataattatttaattttttttctagTGAATATGATAGCTTTGATTGAGTTTACTCCCTCGTGTGCCTCCTCCTATGGTCTCGATGGATGGCATGGCAAAAGAGATCACAGATTATATCGGGAGCTTTGTTGTATGCTTTTTAGTAAAAAAAAACGTGAGTAGATATTAATGTAAAGAGTTTTCCTGAACGAGCATTCAGAAATTGAGCTTCTTCGACTTGAACTAGTGGTCTTCCATGTTGATTAGCGGTCCTGACTGCTCTGTTGGGTAATTAATTGTCTGGTCTCGTTTGCTGCTACCATGACTTGAGATCGATACCACAGTTTAATACTTGATCAAATGATTTCCTTTCCTTAAGCAAGGAATCAAGGATCTAGTGAccccataataataataatgattataTTAGAAGAATATATGCTCATAATAATTGTTTGAATTCACCAAACTAATAAAAATGATTGTTTGCATTTCAATGCCAACCTTACCTTAATGATTGTTTTTTGCAAAATGATTGGTTGCATGGCTTAATTTATTTATTGGGAAGAACAATTCCAGAAGATGAGAATTTGGTGACATTATAATTCAATCTAATGCTAAACAGTGGCAGAGTCAGGAATTGATCCTAGGGGGTCGGAAAATTTTAGCGAGCAAACGGGTAATGGTTTAAGGAAAAGTCTAAAAatattcgaaaattttaactaaaaactttGAAATTTTTGACCGTCTATAAAGGCGAGTGTCCCTACTAACCCCCTAAATCCTCCGCCACTTGtattaaacaaaaacaactaatAATTGACATTGTTTCTTTCTTTTGTAGTACAGACAAATGTCAATTATGGACAAGTTCTCCCAACTACACCAATTTTtgcaacacaaattctcattgaagacatgacatatccgtcacaagtttgtgacggataccattttacctcacaaagtacccactttttctctctctgcaacactattcatgtggtcccctttctccactaacccattttgttaccattttatctcacaaaatatccgccacaaatggtaacccgtcataagggagaccaattgtttttGCAAAGATTTCAAGATGAAATACTATGGTTTTCACATATGTACTTGTGCCACTTTGTTGTCACAAGTGGTATTGATGATTTTTCGGATTTGTAGGACCAATGTTTATGAAACAACACCTAATAAACATAAGATCATCAAATTATGCTATATACTCATGACAGCAAATTAGCAATGATATGCTAATGTTGGCTACAGTTTCTTCTCATGATGACTATAATAACTGCTATGTTGTACAATAGGCGTAAATAAGGTGTAGACGGTCTTAAGTTAAGATCTCTCACCATCTTCTTTTTACTTTAACACTATTTATATTGATTGTGAATGTATATTAATTTAAGAGAGTTTAAAATAAGAATTTGTGGTAAATAAGACCATTATATGTCTCAAATTATGTTATGCCCATGATAATACGGTGTTATTATGTTCATGCGGACAAAACGTTTTATCTTATAATATATGCTCACAATAAATGAGATATGGTTTGTTAAGAGTTTTGATACGTTGGCTTATTAGGGCCACTCCCCGCCCTTGAATTTGACTTTCGAGACGTGTTTTATCCTTAGAAACATTAATTCTTGTGATTTTCCACTTCTAATTAAGGCAGAGATTATAAGACATCTTGAATCTTTTGTAATTAAGCGTGCTTTTGAAACTACATTCTCACATGAATATGATCATATTTGTCCACCCTCCCATGCTGGCCTAAATTTTAGGCCATAGATATTTAATAATCTCCAGATATTTTCTTCACTGAACACCTTAAAAGACAACATATATTCCCTCCCATtcagaccaaaggttacattgACTTTTTGGAACTATTTATGGTCGTagagaatctttgatattattcctaatctataagagaaaatatagtcatgtgagatattGTTtggtttatcgtcatgaatgcaataagaatatcaattttttataatttttaataatgtataactaaagatattcacgttgcaaaatacatctcgacaagtgtgataaagtCGATGTAACCTTTGGTGTGGATGAGAGGGAATAGAAAAACCATGTTCGCCTTAAATATAAAAAGAGTTGACGAAAATTCTGTTATTATCTCGTTTATTTGATTGAACCGTTCAGCGTTTAAGATGAATGTTTTAAACAAaattttgtgaaaaacttaaTTATAGACAAAATAGAAAACCTAAACTTTGAACATTGCAAGGTGAACAAACTGATCATTTATAATCTTATGATTGGCAATAATGTGTATTAGAGAAAATAATCCAAAGTAAGCTACTAGATTAAGTTGTGGGATTTGGCTAGTTTGTTTTATTAGTGGTAGGCCATGCCTTTAAGATGGTTTTATTGCAAGTTAAAAAATACAGTCAAAGGCATAGCACATGGAATTCTCACATGCATATCCAACTCTTATCAACTTAAGCATATAAATGATTGACACAAACAAAGAAAACTAGTGCTATATAAACTTTAAATCCCCAACTATTTCTCTAAAACCTCCACTTCTTTACACACTATAAAATACCAATATCTCCCATTTCACAAAATTATGATAAAATCTCTAAAAAATTGCTTAATTTCCCTTCCCAACTTAGCTAAAACTCTACTTATACAACAAAATATCATGAAAAAAGTTCTCAAAAGATGTAAGAAAagcaaaaacaaaagaaaatttttAGGGTTTAATGGGTTAAAATCATCATTTGGAAGCATGGAGTTGAGTAATCAACTAGAATTAGTGTTTAAATTCATTGATGCAAATGGTGATGGTAAGATATCTAAACATGAACTAAGTGACTTTCTCTTATGTCTTGGACATGATAAGTCTAAAGTTTATGATGAAGCTGATGGTATGTTAAGATACATGGATTCTAATGGAGATGGTTATGTTGATTTGCATGAATACATGGATGTTGTCATGatgagtgatgatgatgatgatgaacatGATGATGATGGTGCTTATGATGTTCATGATGAGTATAAGcatgatcatcatcatcaacatgatGTTTTAGAAGATGAGATAATGGATGCATTTCATGTATTTGATACTGATAAGAATGGTTTAATATCAGCAAAGGAGTTGAATAATGTATTAAAGAGACTTGGGTTTGTTAATTGTGATATTAAGGAATGTAGTCTTATGATTAAAGGGGTTGATAAGGATGGAGATGGTTTTGTTAATTTTGAAGAATTTAGGCTTATGATGTTGGGTTTTTGTTCTTAGTCATGGTAACGAGATTGAGTATCACCCAGTgatgtattattattatcatcccGGAGTGCTAGAATAATAACTTGTGATTTACTATTTTTATTTGATATATACTGGAGAGTGCTATAATTTGATGTATGTCCATTTCTTTAATGTTAGATTTTTTTTCAAGTAGTGTTTTTTGAGTAATATGAACATTCAACACTCAATTATCTGGCCTGTCTTACATATATATTGTATTTGCTTGAGAAAAATGGCCAAGGAAGTACACTAGTATTATAACATAGTATAATTAACGACATTGCTACCCTTGTTTTTGGCTTATCATTAACATTGTTACCTATTTTTGCACTAGTTATCTTACTATTTACAGAGTGCTACAGAGTATTAAGAAGGGATAATGATACAGGTGGCGCCCTATTTAGGATTTAGAAAGTACATCACAATTTAGGAAGTAcagtagtatttttttttttttttttttttttttttgacaatcgggTTATAAAACAACGAAAAGGTATTAAAACAACGAAAGGTATTttattgccaaaaaaaaaaaaaaaaaaaaaaaaaaactatttatgTTTTCATGTAGAGTGAATATTTTTTGCACGTCAAGGAtgaatatttttctttttccaagtCCAAAAAAAGGGCAACACCACCCTTGTAAAGCTCTTCCCGTAAGATTTAACATTTCAATTGATAAGATCTGTGATTCACAAGCCTACAAACTTTGTCAAGATTAGCCAACAAAAGCATCCAAGGAAACAAACAATGGTGTGCACAGCCACAGAGACAGTACTTGTTTTATTGTACTACTCTCAACTCCCAAGTCATTCAGAAACAAAAAAATGGAATCTTGTCATTATAATAATTAGaattaagatttgttttaagctGAAATCAACCACTCTAATACATTGGGGAACTACAAAAATAATATTATCAAAACTAATTTACACTAAAACTACAATGAGGATAGCAAAAACTGATCCCCCAAATATTTCTGCGATTCTAACACCAGGAAGAACACCCACAGAAATGCACTTCCCCTCTTTTGATCCCGAATATTTCTGCTTTTCGGGTATCAGCATATTTCTTCTATACTAATAGGCTTGTGATTTGTGACAATGAGAGGAGAATCATCaagaaaattcatatttcaaTCCTTAAGCGCCTTAGCTCGACTTGGAAAGTGGGGCTCGAACCAAGGGTTCGACGAGCAAGACTTTTAATATCGTCCCGAGAACAATCCCGGGAAATGCGTACTAATTCCCAGAGTGCCCCTCCGGCAATCAACTCTTTCACATTTATTTCTGCACAACAAAAAGGATAGTTTCATTTGGAAGTTAAATGCTGCACTTAAACTCTTACAGTACTACTTTTGCTTCAGGGGATACATCAGCTTACCGTGTTGGGCTAAGTGACAAAGGGCAAGCTCAATATGCCGCCTAATGGGTGAAGCTTCATTGTTGGCGTTCTGAACAATCCAAGGAAGTGCGCCATCTTGGATCAATAATGATTTTCCAGATTTTGACCCTAGATTGGCAATTATATGTCCATGATGAATATGTAAACAAGCAACAGAAAGTGTAGGACTATATTTACCAAAGAATCGTTATATTAAGAATTTCTAGTCTACTCGTATTGCTCAGATAGCAAATAATGAGTAGTGACTCTTTTAGGTCAACTACAATACACTGACAAATCAGGAAAATTACCACCACCACTTATAAAGGCCTGAGATTTAAACAATTTCTCACTTTGGTGACTTAGATTTGAACAATTTCTCTCTTTCGTGGCATACTACACAATATAATCAAATTTAAGGACTTTTCAATCATAATGAAGCGCAAAAATCAAAACATTATGTAGATATGTTAATGTGAGTTTTCAAATAAGTCTGTAAAATCAACTACATCATTATGCTTACATGAGTTTATTTCACCTATTTGGATAAAATTTTGGTTATACTACACTTCGTCACCAAAGCGAATTCAGCTAAAAACATAGGGCACCAAAGTGAAATTTTCAAAATCATCTATAGCAATGGCAACAAATCTGATACATTTAGATCACAGTGTTAAGGCATGCAACATACCTTGAGTAGCACTTCGAGATTCACATTTAGCAAAGTTTGCTATCCCCCTTGCAATCTGGGAGAGAACATCTGGATGTCTACACCTTACCATACCAAGCAACGCCCTAATACCACCCTCAGCACGCACCTTGGTCTGTAGCTTATCTGCATAAGGCATATTTTATGTTGCAAATAAGCATACAGGATTATCTACAAAAATTCCAAAGCCAATCAGATATACTGCAGATAAAAGGCAGCAATATCTACAAGAAAACTTCTGAACGAGAGATTTTAAATtttcaaaggaaaaaaaaaatagttttgcAGAAACTAATCGAACTTATCAAACACATACTAAAAAAATTGTAGCTTTAAAAAGTTGACAGAGAGACTGCCCAAAAAGTACCGAGTGTCAATAAAAGAGGCATAGAACAAAGATGCAGAGAAAAAAAACTATTACCATTCCCACATAGATTAGCTATGGCCCCAGCAACCATGCGGAGGGTCTGTGGATCTTCAGCATCATCAGCAGTTATTGACAATAGACTAATTCCACCTTCAGCGACGATAAGTTCTTGATTTGCTTCTGCAAATTGCATAATGAGATGCAAAGAGATCATACCGGCTCTCCAACAGAAAAACCATTCAAAatgatactccctctgtccccgCCTATTGCTAATAGATTGCATTTTGGTCCATGTCAGCAAATAGTAGATTTTTCCTTTTTAGCTAAAAACTCGTACTAATGGCAGGGGCAGAGTTGGTGGGAATCTAAAAGTTCTCACAAAGTGAAAGCACGTAATACCACTCATAGCAAGATTGGCAATTGCTCCAGCAGCGACTCGGCGTACAATTTCGTCCTCGTAGTTTCGAAGAAGCATTAACAAAGATGTGAGTCCACCAGCTGCAACAATCCTTTCTTGGTTTGTTTCTGCATATAAATGCAGACTGATTTAAGCCTTGCTATGTTTTAATGATAAGTTATAACCATATTAAGTAGATTAAAAACTATAACAGAAAAGAAGGAGGCCGCTCAGTGTCTCAGGCTATATGAGTCCTATAGAAAATGTAAAATACACGTGAATGTAGTAGTGTACTAAAAAGGGGATTAGCTTATAACACTCTCCATCAG
This sequence is a window from Silene latifolia isolate original U9 population chromosome 8, ASM4854445v1, whole genome shotgun sequence. Protein-coding genes within it:
- the LOC141596809 gene encoding brefeldin A-inhibited guanine nucleotide-exchange protein 2-like — protein: MASPESDSRLKAVLVPSLQNIIKNGSWRKNSKLVHECKSLLEKLTSTTGSATLSSPDSPSSASTAAVGPLNDGGAHEFSVVDSELILSPFLNAAASANPKIADAGVTCLQKLIAHGYLRGEADSAGSSHESKLLARVIDSVCRCVEVNVNDEAIELLVIKSLLTAVTSTSIRIHGDCLLQVVRTCYDVYLGSRNVVNQTTAKASLIQMLVIVFRRMEADSSTVPIQPIVVAELMAPPDEGGTGGGGGDGVTQQVQGFITRIMQDIDGVLNTAVGGGEKGNAGVVHDGAFETKVNATVEGTNPADLLDSTDKDMLDAKYWEISMYKTALEGRKGELADGESGEGLGVGVVLSERDEDLEVQIGNKLRRDAFLVFRALCKLSMKTPPKEALSDPLLMRGKIVALELLKILLENAGAIFRTSDRFLGAIKQYLCLSLLKNSASTLMIVFQLSCSIFMSLVARFRAGLKAEIGVFFPMIVLRVLENVTQPNFQQKMIVLRFLERLCDDSQILVDIFLNYDCDVNSSNIFERMVNGLLKTAQGVPPGATTTLLPLQEPTMKFEAMKCLVAVLKSMGDWMNRQLRIPDPLLSKNFESIDSSPDGGSPHLANGTGDEPAEGSDVHSESSNDVSEAQTIEQRRAYKLELQEGISLFNRKPKKGIEFLINANKVGSSPEEIAAFLKDSSDLNKVLIGDYLGEREEMSLKVMHAYVDSFDFQGMELDEAIRVFLQGFRLPGEAQKIDRIMEKFAERYWKCNAKAFSAADTAYVLAYSVIMLNTDAHNPMVKNKMSAEDFIRNNRGIDDGKDLPEEYMRSLYERITRNEIKLKDDIASQQKQSMNTNRILGLDNILNIVIRKRGDESYMETSDDLIRHMQEQFKEKARKSESAYYAATDAVILRFMIEACWAPMLAAFSVPLDQTDDEVIIELCLEGFRCAIHVTSVMSMKTHRDAFVTSLAKFTSLHSPADIKQKNIYAIKAIVTIADEDGNYLQEAWEHILTCVSRFEHLHLLGEGAPSDATFFAIPQNDQGKSKQAKSNILPLLKKKGAGKMQYAAAAVRRGSYDSASIGGNGSITSEQMNIIVSNLNMLEQVGSGEMNRIFTRSQKLNSEAIIDFVKALCKVSMDELRSASDPRVFSLTKIVEIAHYNMNRIRLVWSSIWHVLAEFFVTIGCSENLSIAIFAMDSLRQLSMKFLEREELANYNFQNEFMKPFVIVMRKSSAVEIRELIIRCVSQMVLSRVNNVKSGWKSMFMVFTTAAYDEHKSIVLLSFEIMEKIVRDYFPYITETETTTFTDCVNCLIAFTNSRFNKDISLTAIGFLQYCAAKLAEGDLGSARKNKDKENSGNISPHLPGKDGRLENGESADKVDHLYFWFPLLAGLSELSFDPRPEIRKRALQILFDTLRNYGHHFSLPLWERVFESVLFRIFDYVHHAVDTTAENSSGEAIDSELADFDQDSWLYETCTLSLELIVDLFVKFYSTVHPLLKKVLMLLVGFIKRPHQSLAGIGIAAFVRLISNSGDLFSDEKWVDVVFSLKEAAASTLPDFSFIFNEDTSASNNEETISREGTSEPTETDPDLDTEGLRTRQLYAAISDAKSRCAVQLLLIQATMEMYSMYRSQILAKNVCVLFDALHAVASHAHKINSDTNLCTKLQEFGSVTQMQDPPLLRLENEAYQMCLTLLQNLMLDKPLDFNEAEVESHLINLCREVLQYYIETSSGQATPSNAVQLWRIPLGSRRRRELGARGPLVVATLQGICSLGDASFERNLITFFPLLSTLIKCEHGSKDVQVALSEMLSASVGPVLLRSC
- the LOC141596811 gene encoding putative calcium-binding protein CML25; translated protein: MIKSLKNCLISLPNLAKTLLIQQNIMKKVLKRCKKSKNKRKFLGFNGLKSSFGSMELSNQLELVFKFIDANGDGKISKHELSDFLLCLGHDKSKVYDEADGMLRYMDSNGDGYVDLHEYMDVVMMSDDDDDEHDDDGAYDVHDEYKHDHHHQHDVLEDEIMDAFHVFDTDKNGLISAKELNNVLKRLGFVNCDIKECSLMIKGVDKDGDGFVNFEEFRLMMLGFCS